The Pseudophryne corroboree isolate aPseCor3 chromosome 2, aPseCor3.hap2, whole genome shotgun sequence genome has a segment encoding these proteins:
- the TMSB4X gene encoding thymosin beta-4, whose amino-acid sequence MSDKPDMTEIEKFDKCKLKKTETQEKNPLPSKETIEQEKQASD is encoded by the exons ATGTCTGACAAACCAGATATGACTGAGATTGAGAAATTTGATAAGTGCAAGCTGAAGAAAACAGAAACGCAAGAGAAAAACCCACTTCCTTCTAAAGAAA CAATTGAGCAAGAGAAGCAAGCGTCTGACTGA